A genomic segment from Ignavibacteriales bacterium encodes:
- a CDS encoding right-handed parallel beta-helix repeat-containing protein — protein sequence MQLFSMQQTLFLQEIPFSFFLVVNMGFDIRTSGTQAQPIVFKTLSNDVTINIHNPITNDGINIEGANWIEIKGFNVINQPRAGIRVVLSDFVKIINNICTNNYKWGIFTGFTNDILIKNNSCSYSQDEHGIYISNSSDRPTIINNHSFNNNGCGVHMNGDLSMGGDGIISNAIVAGNIIHDNGYGGGSAINMDCVQDSKIFNNVIYNNHATGIAMYQIDGAEGSKNNKIFNNTIVHPTDGRWAILIVNGSTGNTVYNNILINNHSFRGSICIDEESKTGFVSDYNLLENRLSDDDGNSNISFTSWQALGYDTHSQVVQDETTLFVATANSDYHLLQSSQPINIGTPLVSSVVNVDLDGIVRPQGIGYDIGAYELHSATGIDEEQTLTDFLLYQNYPNPFNPRTKISWQSPVAGYLTLKVFDVLGNEVVTLMDEFKPAGNYEVEFNPYQLSSGIYFYRIAIYSNILQTGSIIESKKCC from the coding sequence TTGCAACTATTCAGCATGCAGCAAACATTGTTTCTGCAGGAGATTCCATTCTCATTCTTTCTGGTAGTTAACATGGGTTTTGATATCAGAACAAGCGGAACCCAGGCCCAGCCAATAGTTTTTAAAACATTAAGCAATGATGTTACTATTAATATTCACAATCCAATTACAAATGATGGAATTAATATTGAAGGCGCCAATTGGATTGAGATAAAGGGATTTAATGTTATCAATCAACCAAGAGCAGGAATAAGAGTGGTGCTTTCTGATTTTGTGAAAATTATAAACAACATTTGCACAAACAATTATAAGTGGGGAATCTTTACAGGATTTACAAACGATATTTTAATTAAAAATAATTCGTGTTCATACAGCCAGGATGAACATGGGATTTATATCTCCAACAGCAGCGATAGACCAACAATAATTAATAATCATTCATTTAATAATAATGGGTGCGGCGTTCATATGAACGGTGATTTATCTATGGGGGGTGATGGAATAATTAGCAATGCGATTGTTGCTGGAAATATAATTCACGATAATGGATATGGCGGTGGTTCAGCCATTAATATGGACTGTGTTCAGGATTCGAAAATATTTAACAATGTCATATACAATAATCATGCTACCGGAATTGCCATGTATCAGATAGATGGCGCGGAAGGATCAAAGAATAATAAAATTTTCAATAACACAATCGTTCATCCTACAGATGGACGTTGGGCAATATTAATTGTAAATGGCTCAACGGGAAACACGGTTTATAATAATATATTAATTAATAATCATAGCTTTAGAGGCAGTATTTGTATTGATGAAGAGTCTAAAACAGGATTTGTTAGCGATTATAATCTTTTAGAAAATCGGCTAAGTGATGACGATGGAAATTCTAACATCAGTTTTACGTCATGGCAAGCATTAGGTTATGATACACATTCACAAGTTGTTCAAGACGAGACCACCCTTTTTGTTGCTACCGCAAACTCTGATTATCATTTACTTCAATCATCTCAACCAATAAATATAGGAACACCACTAGTAAGTTCCGTTGTAAATGTTGATCTTGATGGAATAGTTAGACCACAAGGAATCGGGTATGATATTGGTGCTTATGAACTTCATTCGGCAACTGGAATTGACGAGGAACAAACCTTAACTGATTTTCTACTATATCAGAACTATCCAAATCCGTTTAATCCAAGAACAAAAATCAGTTGGCAATCGCCAGTTGCCGGTTATCTAACGCTAAAAGTTTTTGATGTACTTGGTAATGAAGTTGTGACATTAATGGATGAATTTAAACCGGCAGGAAATTATGAAGTTGAATTTAATCCGTATCAACTCTCAAGCGGAATATATTTTTATCGCATCGCGATTTATTCGAACATACTTCAAACAGGTTCTATTATAGAATCAAAAAAATGCTGCTAG
- the hisH gene encoding imidazole glycerol phosphate synthase subunit HisH, with translation MVTIVDYGDVCIDKVAESLRKITEDFKVSRNELDICGADKIILAGCGSAASVMKKIQLLNLYSVLRVVRKPMLGIGLGMQLMSDYSTEGNFACLGLFSGTAIKFEDAVKESSYKGMHKVEICRQSALFDGIDENSEFLFNNDYYLPKSELSTSTCKNAINFCSSIENENAYGVQFHPEMSGKAGLKLLKNFIEM, from the coding sequence ATGGTTACAATTGTAGACTATGGTGATGTTTGCATTGATAAAGTTGCAGAATCACTTAGAAAAATAACTGAAGATTTTAAAGTGTCCAGAAACGAGTTGGATATTTGTGGAGCTGATAAAATAATACTTGCGGGATGTGGAAGCGCTGCCTCGGTAATGAAAAAAATACAGCTTCTAAATTTATATTCAGTTCTACGTGTTGTTAGAAAACCGATGCTTGGAATAGGATTGGGCATGCAGTTAATGTCTGATTACTCAACCGAAGGAAATTTTGCCTGTCTTGGTTTATTCTCCGGAACAGCAATAAAGTTTGAGGACGCGGTTAAAGAATCTTCCTATAAAGGAATGCATAAAGTTGAGATTTGCAGGCAAAGCGCCTTGTTTGATGGAATTGATGAAAATTCCGAATTTCTTTTTAACAATGATTACTATTTACCCAAAAGCGAACTTTCAACCTCTACTTGTAAAAACGCAATAAACTTTTGTTCATCTATTGAAAATGAAAATGCATACGGTGTTCAGTTTCATCCGGAAATGTCCGGCAAGGCAGGGTTAAAACTTCTTAAGAACTTTATTGAAATGTAA
- a CDS encoding acyl-CoA thioesterase: MSTGTNTNSIFETEIIVRPDDIDMNNHVHNSKYLDYIQTARFIQMRDKYKVPMEEYIGKGLNWFASEVHLKYKRELKFGDVALVKTQVGDWSGAQVTINVWVYNKETNKIAVEGEMLYTLVSLTTGRPTRIPEDIIERHKI, translated from the coding sequence ATGAGCACAGGAACAAATACAAATTCAATTTTTGAAACTGAAATTATTGTTCGCCCTGATGATATTGATATGAACAATCATGTTCACAACTCTAAATATCTTGATTATATACAGACAGCAAGATTTATACAGATGCGGGATAAGTATAAAGTTCCAATGGAAGAATATATTGGCAAAGGATTAAACTGGTTTGCAAGCGAAGTGCATCTTAAATACAAACGGGAGTTGAAATTTGGTGATGTTGCTTTAGTTAAAACACAAGTTGGCGATTGGAGTGGTGCGCAAGTTACTATTAACGTTTGGGTTTATAATAAAGAAACAAATAAAATTGCTGTTGAGGGAGAAATGCTTTACACTCTTGTTTCGCTTACTACCGGACGACCGACAAGAATTCCTGAAGATATTATTGAAAGACATAAGATCTAA
- a CDS encoding carbohydrate kinase, giving the protein MNITSIGEILYDIYPNHKRLGGAPLNFIYHIKKLTDSGNIISRVGKDVLGNKVINDLKHSGLSFDFIQHDNLHPTGMAIVHLDAAGSPTFKIDIDSAYDSIELNEDNENLINTDTDCLYFGTLAQRSELSRKTIQSFFKRGLKYFTDLNLRQNFYTGEILTASLEAADFIKVNYDEMHLINDLLLQSEYSTERVAFELMDKFDINMIAVTRGKDGSSIFENGKRFDHSNVDIKVVDTTGAGDAFAAVLCVGYLHGLEIPYINKLANDFANEICQFEGALPKYDRIYESFREQMGFF; this is encoded by the coding sequence ATGAATATTACTTCTATCGGAGAAATACTTTATGATATTTATCCGAACCACAAAAGACTTGGTGGGGCTCCGCTTAATTTTATCTATCATATAAAAAAATTAACGGACAGCGGAAATATTATTAGCCGTGTTGGTAAAGATGTACTTGGCAACAAAGTTATAAACGATCTTAAACATTCCGGTTTATCGTTTGATTTTATCCAGCACGATAATCTTCATCCAACAGGAATGGCAATTGTGCATCTTGATGCTGCAGGATCTCCAACATTTAAAATAGATATTGACAGCGCCTACGATTCTATTGAATTAAACGAAGACAATGAAAATCTAATTAATACAGATACTGACTGTCTTTATTTCGGAACACTTGCACAGCGCTCAGAACTTTCACGTAAAACAATTCAATCATTTTTTAAACGTGGATTAAAATATTTTACAGATTTAAATCTTCGCCAAAATTTTTATACTGGGGAAATTTTAACAGCATCGCTTGAAGCTGCTGATTTTATTAAAGTAAATTATGATGAAATGCATTTAATAAATGATTTACTTTTGCAATCAGAATATTCAACAGAACGTGTTGCTTTTGAACTCATGGATAAGTTTGATATAAATATGATTGCTGTAACACGTGGAAAAGACGGCTCATCAATTTTCGAAAATGGGAAAAGATTTGATCATTCAAATGTTGATATAAAAGTTGTTGATACAACCGGAGCCGGCGATGCATTTGCCGCTGTGCTTTGCGTTGGTTATTTGCACGGATTAGAAATTCCTTACATAAATAAACTTGCAAACGATTTTGCCAACGAGATTTGCCAATTTGAAGGTGCGCTGCCTAAATATGATAGAATCTACGAAAGCTTTAGAGAGCAAATGGGATTTTTTTAG
- a CDS encoding SRPBCC family protein: MKLYQHKTSQKLNISKNDAWNFFSNPANLSKITPPWLSFQVTSSLPDKMYAGLIISYLVRPLLNIPQIWVTEITQINEPNYFVDEQRFGPYKMWHHEHIFKQAEDGSVLMEDIISYVVPFGFLGRIINALTISKKINEIFNYRREVLVKMFG; encoded by the coding sequence ATGAAACTTTATCAACACAAAACATCACAAAAATTAAATATTTCCAAGAATGATGCCTGGAATTTTTTTTCTAATCCTGCCAATCTTTCAAAAATTACACCGCCGTGGTTAAGTTTTCAGGTAACTTCTTCCTTACCAGATAAAATGTATGCAGGTTTGATTATATCATATCTTGTTCGTCCTCTGTTAAATATTCCACAAATATGGGTTACCGAAATTACTCAAATTAATGAACCAAATTATTTTGTGGATGAGCAAAGATTTGGTCCTTATAAAATGTGGCATCACGAACATATTTTTAAACAAGCAGAAGATGGAAGTGTTTTGATGGAAGATATCATTAGTTATGTTGTTCCTTTTGGATTTCTTGGACGGATAATCAATGCTCTAACAATTTCAAAGAAGATAAACGAAATTTTTAATTATAGAAGAGAAGTACTGGTAAAAATGTTTGGGTAA
- a CDS encoding nuclear transport factor 2 family protein translates to MNKLFSLLITLLVFSSSLFAQDVEKVKVKIEAMNKAYTQAMIDNDVDKMMSMYSDDIISMPSYQPTVKGLTKVRELSELQANSGWKTTHFEMNMTDIMLAGNLAIEIGNYNMKMSGPNAPEWADYGKYLTVWEEQKDGSMKIKVETWNTDTNPWAQMDESKQEEMQKTE, encoded by the coding sequence ATGAACAAACTATTTTCGCTACTTATCACCCTTCTCGTCTTTTCTTCATCTCTCTTTGCGCAGGATGTTGAAAAAGTTAAAGTAAAGATTGAAGCGATGAATAAGGCATATACTCAGGCTATGATTGATAATGATGTTGATAAAATGATGTCTATGTATTCTGATGATATTATATCGATGCCAAGTTATCAACCAACCGTAAAGGGACTTACCAAAGTTAGGGAGCTTAGTGAATTGCAGGCTAATTCCGGATGGAAAACCACGCACTTTGAAATGAATATGACTGATATAATGCTTGCGGGAAATCTTGCAATTGAAATCGGTAATTATAATATGAAAATGTCTGGGCCAAACGCGCCGGAATGGGCAGATTACGGAAAGTATCTCACCGTTTGGGAAGAGCAAAAAGATGGTTCGATGAAAATAAAAGTTGAAACTTGGAATACTGATACGAACCCGTGGGCGCAAATGGATGAATCAAAACAAGAGGAAATGCAAAAAACAGAATAA
- a CDS encoding class I SAM-dependent methyltransferase: MQKTDYSQIAATYNHRYKTDYLVGVENELKKIVLSNNYRLILEAGCGTGRWISLLENNNKKIFGLDFSLEMMKIPKADKPYLNLVNADAVNIPFKDNIFDLIFCVNAIHHFPDKEKFIGESMRTLTSNGTVATFGVDPSIDKNWYVYNYFDSIYENDLKRFPSLELLKNKLIKENFTDVQIKAVEEVNNTRIGNDVLSDPFLQKQSCSQLANLSDEEYQKGINKIKNQLEKNPKTVFETNLIFYLVSAKKK, translated from the coding sequence ATGCAAAAAACAGATTACTCGCAAATTGCAGCAACTTATAACCACCGTTATAAAACAGATTATTTAGTTGGAGTTGAAAACGAACTTAAAAAGATAGTTTTATCCAATAATTACAGATTAATTTTAGAAGCCGGTTGCGGAACTGGAAGATGGATTAGTCTTCTTGAAAATAATAATAAAAAGATTTTTGGTTTAGATTTTTCTCTTGAGATGATGAAAATCCCCAAAGCAGATAAACCATATCTTAACCTTGTAAATGCTGATGCGGTTAACATTCCGTTTAAAGATAATATTTTTGATTTGATATTTTGTGTAAATGCGATTCATCATTTTCCGGATAAAGAAAAATTTATTGGTGAAAGTATGCGAACGTTAACGAGTAACGGAACGGTTGCTACTTTTGGTGTTGATCCAAGCATAGACAAAAACTGGTATGTCTATAATTATTTTGATTCTATTTATGAAAATGATTTAAAGCGATTTCCCTCTTTAGAGCTTCTTAAAAACAAACTTATTAAAGAAAATTTTACAGACGTTCAAATAAAAGCAGTTGAAGAAGTTAACAACACAAGGATTGGCAATGATGTTTTAAGTGATCCATTTTTACAGAAACAAAGCTGCTCACAACTTGCAAATCTCTCTGACGAAGAATACCAAAAGGGAATTAATAAAATCAAAAATCAATTAGAGAAAAATCCAAAAACAGTTTTTGAAACAAATCTTATCTTTTATCTTGTAAGCGCAAAAAAGAAATAA
- a CDS encoding cupin domain-containing protein encodes MPIVIKSPTIIESVGNKPKIIEEYFGRVNSKTESLSIAKMTSPQGWVEPGQSPQFDEYTVVLKGTLQVKTEKETIDVKAGSAILTKKGEWIQYSTPHDGGAEYVAVCLPAFSPETVNRDE; translated from the coding sequence ATGCCAATAGTTATTAAATCGCCAACCATAATTGAATCAGTGGGAAACAAACCCAAAATAATTGAAGAATATTTTGGAAGAGTAAACTCAAAAACGGAATCATTAAGCATCGCAAAGATGACAAGCCCGCAAGGCTGGGTTGAACCGGGGCAAAGCCCACAATTTGATGAATACACTGTTGTGCTTAAAGGAACTTTGCAGGTTAAAACAGAAAAAGAAACGATTGATGTTAAAGCTGGTTCAGCCATACTAACTAAAAAAGGAGAGTGGATACAATACAGCACTCCGCATGATGGTGGAGCTGAATATGTAGCGGTTTGTTTGCCGGCATTTTCACCAGAAACAGTGAATCGAGATGAATAA
- a CDS encoding acyl-CoA dehydrogenase family protein translates to MFEFGFTEEQIMLREMVRDFTNNEIKPIAAKIDEEAKIPKELIQKMAELGFLGISFPEEYGGGGFGEVGYCLMQEEISRGCMSTATFIGAHQSIGTNAIFNGASEEQKKKFIPPLASGEKIAAFGLTEAQAGSDSFHLKTKADIVGDEWVINGEKLWITNGGIADFVSLFARTEKGISLFAVDTNVPGFKAGPPEKKMGIKGSVTNALSFENVRIPKDHLIGTDGRGFIYAMKTLDAGRLGLGAACLGVSKELLELSTKYAKERVQFDHPISHFQAIQFMLAEMAVMIYNMESVVYRTAVDYDLKKDISRQSAIVKYYCSESLDKVVDFAVQIHGGMGYSQELPIERIYRDSRINRIFEGTNEIQKGIIAREVIKKNGKV, encoded by the coding sequence ATGTTCGAATTTGGCTTTACCGAAGAACAAATCATGCTCCGGGAAATGGTGCGTGATTTTACAAATAATGAAATCAAACCCATTGCTGCTAAAATTGATGAAGAAGCAAAAATTCCAAAAGAACTAATCCAAAAAATGGCTGAGCTTGGTTTTCTTGGAATTTCATTTCCCGAAGAATACGGCGGCGGCGGATTTGGTGAAGTTGGTTATTGTTTGATGCAGGAAGAAATTTCTCGCGGCTGTATGAGCACAGCAACATTTATTGGTGCACATCAATCGATAGGAACAAACGCAATTTTTAACGGTGCAAGTGAAGAACAGAAAAAGAAATTTATACCGCCTCTTGCCTCCGGAGAAAAAATTGCAGCATTTGGCTTAACAGAAGCTCAAGCCGGTTCAGATTCTTTCCATCTAAAAACAAAAGCAGATATCGTTGGTGATGAATGGGTTATTAACGGTGAAAAACTCTGGATAACAAACGGCGGTATTGCGGATTTTGTTTCTTTGTTTGCACGTACAGAAAAAGGAATTAGTCTTTTTGCTGTTGATACAAATGTTCCTGGCTTTAAAGCTGGTCCACCGGAAAAGAAAATGGGAATAAAGGGAAGCGTAACTAACGCATTAAGTTTTGAAAATGTTCGCATCCCAAAAGATCATTTAATTGGAACAGACGGAAGAGGATTTATTTACGCAATGAAAACTCTTGATGCCGGAAGACTTGGATTGGGTGCAGCATGCCTTGGTGTTTCAAAAGAATTGCTTGAACTTTCTACAAAGTATGCAAAAGAGCGCGTTCAGTTTGATCATCCGATTTCACATTTTCAGGCAATACAATTTATGCTTGCAGAGATGGCGGTTATGATTTATAATATGGAATCAGTTGTTTACCGTACCGCTGTTGATTATGATTTAAAGAAAGATATTTCAAGACAATCGGCAATTGTAAAATATTATTGTTCAGAATCTTTAGATAAGGTTGTTGATTTTGCAGTTCAAATACACGGTGGAATGGGTTATTCGCAAGAGCTTCCAATTGAACGCATTTACCGCGATAGCCGTATTAACAGAATTTTTGAAGGAACAAATGAAATTCAAAAAGGAATTATTGCGCGCGAAGTAATTAAGAAAAACGGAAAAGTTTAA
- a CDS encoding VWA domain-containing protein, with the protein MKQLVIVLFAIFTSISIFANGVGIVNASNQSYLKVETSIINVEVENQIALIKTTQTFRNVFGVDKNFKYAFPLPLGASAVSLKWKINGMWNTAMITPQPPDTSLPGGNPHPNLAQYLGDVPLYFDILDTLKADSIVTIELTYVEFLKYSFGSVNFEYPNNYTLIQQASLNYQEFKFSLNSSRTIETIQLLSHTATQQINNGNNAFLEYTASELYANANYKVLYSLSLNELGLFSFSTFLPDSLVPDEQENGFFVFVAEPDPSNNTEVIDKVFTLIIDRSGSMSGTKMEQAKNAASYIVQNLNDGDKFNIIDFDDVITSFSPTHVEFNQTTMNQALSYISTIYARNLTNISGAFDVAVPQFSTANDSTANIIIFLTDGEATAGITITEQLVQHINNLIQTTETNILLFSFGIGSYVNEQLLTQISLDNNGFATFLLNNELEEVLTTFYQQIRNPVLLNTSISFDPQYLNQIFPNPLPNLYKGQQMIVSGRYSNPGNINITLSGEAFGQNVQYNYPVTLADSNILNYSFLPKVWAKQKIEYLIVQYYLLDPYSPQALLLKQQIIDLSIAFGVISPFTSFGNPTGVEEGIIICTEPIQPTEFRILGNYPNPFNPSTNIRFTIGKNIQTDVVVKIYNSLGELVREIKYYVSDAGTYEVFWDGKFSNGQEAPSDVYIYTIDFGIGLMAGKMILIK; encoded by the coding sequence ATGAAACAGTTGGTAATAGTTCTATTCGCAATTTTCACATCAATTAGCATCTTTGCTAATGGAGTCGGAATAGTAAATGCTTCAAATCAATCTTATCTAAAAGTTGAAACCTCAATTATTAATGTTGAAGTTGAAAACCAGATCGCTCTTATAAAAACAACACAGACGTTCAGAAATGTTTTTGGGGTGGATAAAAATTTTAAATATGCTTTTCCGCTACCATTGGGAGCTAGTGCGGTTTCGTTAAAATGGAAAATCAATGGAATGTGGAATACTGCAATGATTACTCCACAACCGCCCGATACTTCATTGCCTGGGGGTAATCCTCATCCAAATCTTGCACAATATCTTGGTGATGTTCCTCTGTATTTTGATATTCTTGATACATTAAAAGCAGATTCAATAGTTACTATTGAATTAACTTATGTTGAATTTTTAAAGTACTCGTTTGGTAGTGTAAATTTTGAATATCCAAATAATTACACGCTAATTCAACAAGCTTCATTAAACTATCAGGAATTTAAATTTTCATTAAATTCTTCAAGAACCATAGAAACAATTCAATTACTTAGTCACACAGCTACGCAGCAAATCAATAATGGTAACAATGCTTTTTTAGAATATACAGCTTCAGAATTATATGCGAATGCAAATTATAAAGTTTTATATTCTTTAAGTTTAAATGAGTTGGGATTATTTAGCTTCAGTACTTTTCTTCCCGATTCATTAGTTCCCGATGAGCAAGAAAACGGATTTTTTGTATTTGTTGCAGAGCCCGATCCTAGTAATAACACTGAAGTAATTGACAAAGTTTTCACACTAATAATTGATCGCTCTGGAAGTATGTCTGGAACAAAGATGGAACAAGCAAAAAACGCAGCGAGTTATATCGTACAAAATTTAAATGATGGTGATAAATTTAATATAATAGACTTTGATGATGTGATTACTAGCTTTAGCCCTACACATGTTGAGTTTAATCAAACCACAATGAATCAAGCATTGAGTTATATTTCAACAATTTATGCAAGAAATTTAACAAATATTTCCGGGGCTTTTGATGTTGCTGTCCCACAATTCTCAACAGCAAATGACTCAACAGCAAATATTATTATCTTCTTAACGGATGGAGAGGCTACGGCCGGAATAACAATTACTGAACAGCTAGTTCAGCATATAAATAATTTAATTCAAACTACAGAAACAAATATTTTATTGTTCAGTTTCGGGATAGGCTCATATGTTAATGAACAATTGTTAACTCAGATTTCTTTGGATAATAATGGATTTGCAACTTTCTTATTGAACAATGAATTAGAAGAGGTCTTGACAACATTCTACCAGCAGATAAGAAATCCGGTATTGCTTAACACATCAATTTCCTTTGACCCACAATATTTAAATCAAATATTTCCCAATCCATTACCAAATTTGTATAAAGGACAACAAATGATTGTTTCGGGAAGGTATTCAAATCCTGGAAATATTAATATCACGCTTTCCGGTGAAGCATTTGGGCAGAATGTACAATACAATTATCCAGTAACGCTGGCAGATTCAAACATTCTTAATTATAGTTTTTTACCAAAAGTTTGGGCAAAGCAAAAAATCGAGTACTTAATAGTTCAATATTATTTACTCGATCCTTATTCTCCGCAAGCCTTGTTATTAAAACAGCAAATCATTGATTTGAGTATTGCTTTTGGTGTGATTTCTCCGTTTACAAGTTTTGGAAACCCAACTGGAGTTGAAGAGGGAATAATTATATGTACAGAACCAATCCAACCCACGGAATTCCGTATTCTTGGTAATTATCCTAATCCTTTTAATCCATCAACAAATATAAGATTTACAATCGGAAAAAATATTCAAACCGATGTTGTTGTGAAGATCTATAATTCGTTGGGTGAACTAGTTAGAGAAATTAAATATTATGTTTCTGATGCAGGAACTTATGAGGTTTTTTGGGATGGGAAATTCTCTAACGGACAAGAAGCTCCATCCGATGTTTATATTTATACAATTGATTTTGGCATTGGTCTAATGGCGGGTAAGATGATCCTTATAAAATAG
- a CDS encoding peptidase C1 yields the protein MKLFISLIVILVLISASVTKPQEKNKGVFVEPKDGFYKEIQKGIDEFKNPTKEKKKTFMLDFSGMNYPQSKEEFKYYWHNDPVSQGQTGTCWSFSTTSFFESEVYRLTGKKVQLSPIYTAYWEYVEKVKEFVHNRGKSIVEEGSEANAVTRIYKTYGIVPLAAFTGLLPNQKFHDHREMINEIQTYLKNVKAINAWDEDEVVKVTKSILNHYLGTPPTEVVVDGKKYSPKEYLTDYLKLNVDDYVDVVSYMQQPYWQQVEYEVPDNWWHNKDYYNIPLDDFMKILKNSIKNGYTLAIGGDVSEPGYYSWTKCAVVPTFDIPSEYIDENSRQFRFSNETTTDDHGIHLVGYEELDGKTWFLIKDSGAGSKNTGDKGYYYYQEDYVKLKIMDFMVHKDMFKDYFSKFSK from the coding sequence ATGAAATTATTTATATCGCTTATCGTAATTTTAGTTTTAATTTCAGCTTCCGTAACTAAACCACAAGAAAAAAACAAAGGCGTTTTTGTAGAACCAAAGGATGGTTTTTATAAAGAAATTCAAAAAGGGATTGATGAATTTAAAAATCCAACAAAAGAAAAAAAGAAAACATTCATGCTTGATTTTTCAGGGATGAATTATCCGCAATCAAAAGAAGAGTTTAAATACTACTGGCATAACGATCCGGTTTCTCAAGGACAAACAGGAACTTGCTGGAGTTTTTCTACCACTTCATTTTTCGAATCAGAAGTTTATCGTTTAACCGGAAAAAAAGTTCAGCTTTCTCCAATCTATACTGCTTACTGGGAATATGTTGAAAAAGTTAAAGAGTTTGTTCATAATCGTGGTAAATCAATTGTTGAAGAAGGTTCTGAAGCAAATGCAGTTACAAGAATTTACAAAACGTATGGTATTGTTCCCTTAGCTGCCTTTACTGGGTTGTTACCCAATCAAAAATTTCATGATCATCGTGAGATGATAAATGAAATTCAGACTTATCTCAAAAATGTAAAAGCTATAAATGCTTGGGATGAAGATGAAGTTGTTAAAGTTACAAAATCAATATTAAATCATTATCTAGGCACACCGCCAACTGAAGTTGTTGTTGACGGAAAGAAATATTCGCCTAAAGAATATCTAACAGATTATCTAAAATTAAATGTTGATGATTACGTTGATGTTGTTTCATATATGCAGCAGCCGTATTGGCAGCAAGTTGAGTATGAAGTTCCGGACAATTGGTGGCATAACAAAGATTATTACAATATTCCGCTTGATGATTTTATGAAAATATTAAAGAATTCAATTAAGAATGGTTATACACTTGCAATCGGCGGCGATGTTAGTGAGCCTGGTTATTATAGCTGGACAAAATGTGCAGTTGTTCCAACTTTTGATATTCCTTCTGAATACATTGATGAAAACTCAAGACAATTTCGTTTCAGTAATGAAACAACAACTGATGATCACGGAATACATTTAGTTGGATATGAAGAATTAGACGGCAAAACATGGTTTTTAATTAAAGATTCAGGGGCTGGATCAAAAAATACTGGAGACAAGGGATACTATTACTATCAGGAAGATTATGTAAAGCTGAAGATAATGGATTTTATGGTTCATAAAGATATGTTTAAGGATTACTTCAGCAAGTTTAGCAAATAA